Below is a window of Edaphobacter bradus DNA.
TCCCGGATTGATGATCAGCCCCGGAGCAGGATCGAGATAGCCCAGGTCCTGCGCAATCTCGGTCGAGTTGTCGAGCGACCTCCCGACGATCGCAATCTTGCGTCCATGCTCAGCCGCCAGCTCCATTGCCAGCCGTATCCGGTGTATCGACGACGAGAAGCAGCTGAAGAACAGCTTCTTCTGCGTCTGCGAGAAGATCTCATCCAGTCGCGGCCGCACCGCCTTCTCGCTCGGCGTATATCCGCGCCGGTCCACGTTGGTTGAGTCCTGCAGCAGCGCCAGCACACCCTGCTTGCCCAGTTCAGCGAAGGCATGCAGGTCGAATGGCTTGCCGTCCGGCGGCGAGAGGTCCACCTTGAAGTCGCCGGTATGCAGCACCACGCCCACCGGCGTATGAATCGCCAGCGCAACGCAGTCCACCAGCGAGTGCGTTACGCGAATCGGAGTAATTGCAAACGGCCCCAGCGTAAACCGCTCGCCCGGCAGAATCTCGATCAGATCTGCATCGTCCAGCAGACCATGCTCCTCAAGCTTGCCCTCGACGAACGCAAGCGTGAACTCCGTCCCATAGACCGGAACATTCAGCTCCGAGAGGATCCACGGCAGTCCGCCGATGTGGTCTTCATGCGCGTGCGTCAGCACGATGGCGCGCACCTTGTCGCGGTTCTCGGTCAGGTAGCTGATATCCGGAACCACAATGTCCACACCAAGCAGCTCTTCTTCAGGAAACATCAGCCCGGCATCGATGACGATAATGTCATCCTGCCAGCGGAGGACCATGCAGTTCATGCCGAACTCGCCCAGGCCCCCCAGCGGAATCATCTTCAACTTATCTTGTGCCATGAAACTTAAATCTTAGCACTCGGGCCGCCAACACCTTAGGGCAGAACGTCTCTGTAGCGGGCAATCGGCTCCGTTACCGCAGCACATCCTCCAGCACCAGCGACAGCTCCGTCTTCTCATCGCGGTACTTCACAATCACCGGAGCCGCAATGCTCAGCCCCCAATCCGCGCCCTTGCCCTTGCTCACAGAGCGCGAGCCCGGCACGACCACCGCGCCTTCTGGAATCACCAGCGGCGCCTCCGACGTTGCCTTGTAGACCTCGCCCTTCACCAGGTCATACACCGGAGTTCCCCGCGTCAACACTGTGCCAGCCGCAATAACCGCGCGCTTTCGCACCACCGTGCCCTCGTAGACGCCCGTGTTTCCGCCCACAAGCGCATCGTCCTCGATAATTACCGGGCTCGCGTTCACCGGCTCCAGCACGCCGCCGATCTGTGCCGCCGCACTCAGGTGCACGCGCTTGCCGATCTGCGCGCAGCTCCCGACCAGCGCGTGCGAATCCACCATCGTCCCCTCGTCCACATACGCGCCGACGTTCACGTACGCCGGCGGCATCACAACAACGCCCTTCGCCAGATAAGCCCCGCTGCGCACGCTCGAACCGCCCGGAACCACGCGCACCCCGTCGGTCACGGCAAACCGCCGCGCGGGATACGTCCCCTTGTCCACAAACGAGAGCCCGTCCGTGCAGCCCATCTCCGTCATCGCGCCCAGCCGGAAGCCCAGCAGTATCCCGCGCTTCACCCATGCATTCACGCGCCAGCCAAGGGGAAGGGAAGCGTCCGGCTCCGCCGACCGCAGCGTGCCAGCCTCAAGCGCCCCGCGCAGTTCGAAAAAAGACGCTTCTGCCTCTGCATTCCCAACAACCGCCGCACCCTGCGCAAACCAGTGCTCAATCTTCTCCTGCAACGCTCCGCTCAAACTCACACAATCACCTTTTCAAGAACATGATCTTCAATCTGTTGGGATGCTCAGCGTGCCCGTGCCGCCTCACCTGCGGAAACACCTGCGAGCAGCCCCAGCTCACCAAGCATCTGCTCCAGCTTCCGCCGCAACCCATCCGACACAGGGACCATCGGCAGCCGCAGCACTTCTTCACCGCGCCCAAGCATCGCAAGCACTGCCTTTATCGGAGCCGGGCTCGGCTCCCAGAAGTGCGCCTGCATCAGCCGGAAGAACTTCCGGTTGAACTTCCGCGCCGTCACCCAATCGTTATCCAGTGCAGCATGCACCATCTGCGACATCTGCGCCGGAATCGCATTCGAAGCCACTGAGACGAGGCCCGCCCCGCCCAGCCCCAGCACCGGCAGCGCCATGCTGTCGTCCCCTGCAAGCACCTTGAAGCCCTGGGGCGCCGTCGTAATCAGCTCCGTAATCTGCGCAATATTGCCGCTCGACTCCTTCACTCCGATCACGTTCTTCAGCTCGGCCAGCCGCAGAACAGTCGCAGGCTCAAGGTTCGCGCCCGTTCGCCCGGGAATGTTGTACAGCAATACCGGCAGCTCCACCGCCTCGGCGATCGCCTTGAAGTGCTGGTACTGCCCCTCCTGCCCAGGCTTGTTGTAATAAGGATTCGCCGTCAGAATCCCTGTGAGTCTCGGCACCCGCGCCACCCGCTTCGCGCGGACGACCGCCTCATGGGTTGCGTTGTGCGTGCATCCTGCAAACACAGGAACCCGGCCCCCGGCGGCCTCAACCACAGTCTCCACTACCTGCAGCCACTCCGCCTCGCTCAGCGTCGCCGCCTCGCCCGTTGTTCCGCAGGGAATCAGGAAATCGATTCCGCTCTCGATCTGCCAGTTCACCAGTGCGCGCAGTGAGTTCGCATCCACGCTGCCGTCTCTCCCAAAGGGAGTGACCAGCGCCGTTCCACAGCCCATCAGATCCATAGTGCTTCAAAGTTTACCGCGCCAGAGCGAAGGATTTCAGGGCTTAGGCGGCAAGAAAAAGCCCCGGCGCGTCGCCAGGGCTCTTTCCTCTTGTGGCAGACTGAGTTAGCCGCGGTAGAGCTCCGAAGGAACGTGGAACTCGGGCAGGTGCAGATAAGCCGCTCCGTTCACAGTTCCCGGCGGAGTATCCATGCACTTCACGAAGGCAGTCTGGAACTTCTGCATCTCATCCTTCGTGCCCACAGTGACGCGAACGTAGTTCGGCATCGCGGCCCACGTGCGGCCAATCGCGACGTTCTCTTTCAGCATCGCCTGCTGGAAATCGCGGCCCGGACGCTTCACATCCACCATGAACATGTTGGCCTGCGAGCCCGGAACCGTCTTGTAGCCGTGCTTCTCCAGGAACTCTAGCGTCTCCGAGCGGACATCCGCGTTGATCTTCCTGCGCAGCGGAACCAGCTGCTTGTCCTCGAGGCTCGCGCGAGCAGCTGCAGCGCTCGTGATCGAGATGCTGGCAAGGCTGCGCGCCGGCGGAGCCACCGTGTTGAACTTCGCCAAAAGGTCGGGCCGCGCAACCGCCACGCCTGCCCGCAGACCCGCCATCCCGTAGATCTTCGAGAACGTCCGCAGCACGATGATGTCCTTGTCCTGCGCAACCAGATCAATCACGGACTCGTCATTCGAGAAGTGGTGGTACGCCTCATCGACAATCACCACCGACCCCGCCGGCTTGTTGTTCAGAAGCCAGACGATGTCTTCCTTCGGTGTCATCGTCCCCGTCGGGTTGTTCGGATTCACGATGTAGTACGCTCCCGGCGAGGGGTGCGCCTTCAGCATCGCCTTCACGTCGTGAGCGTAGGTTGCAGTCAGTGGAACGGGGAACTTCGGAGCCTTCATCGTATCGGCTGCGCGCGGCCCCTGCTCATAGCTTGGGTCGCCGTAGACCAGCGGCTTGTCCGGCCCGATGTTCGACATCAGCGCCAGGTCCAGCGGCCCGCCCGATCCCGGAGTCAGTGCCAAATAGCCCTTCTTCAGTCCGAACAGATCGTTGAAGACCGCGACCGTCTTCATCGTCTCCTCCTGGTGGTAGCGTCCGCCCATCGGAGCCGTCGTGCTGATCGCCGAAAGAGCCGACTGCGCCGGCCCAAGCGGGTTCTCATTGGAGCTGATGATCACCGTGTCAGCGGAGAGATGGCGCATCTCGCCCATGTCCCCGCCACCTAAGCCGCGGCGGCCCTGTGTCTGCGCCGGAGCGCCCGCGGCCTGCTGAACCGCTCCAAACGCCGGAAACGCGGTGGCCGCCGCCGAGGCAGCTCCCAGAATCCGCATGAAAGACCTGCGAGATACACCTGTATGGATCGAATTCATAAAAATTCTCCTCGTGACGCGTTCGAACGCGAAAAATGCGATTTGGGGTGTAGAGATGCGACGACGCAACGACAGAGCGTCGCGCGCCTGCTGCGAATTCGGCATCGTCTTGCCTGCGGAGCGTCGCGGCTCACGCAGTAACTACTTTGTGGTGGGAATTACCGGGTCTGACGGCTCAGACCTGCGATGAGTCTCAATTTACCGCGAAATTCTCGCTCGCGCACAAAAAATATCCGATCATGCGTCAAGAGTCGGGTAAAACATAGCATTCACTGCGAAACCCAAGCGCCCTTGCGGATCAGCGGCTCGGCCGTGCCATCGTTGGCGATGCCGTCCACGTCCATCTCGCCCGTGCCGATCATCCAGTCCACGTGGATCAGGCTCGAGTTTGCTCCACGCGCCGTCAACTCGGCGTCGCTCATCTTCTCCCCGCCGATCAGGCACGTCGAGTATGCCTGTCCCAGCGCAATGTGGCTCGCCGCATTCTCGTCAAACAGCGTATTCCAGAACAGCACGCCGCTCTGAGCAATCGGCGACGCATGCGGAACCAGCGCCACCTCGCCCAACCGCCGCGCGCCCTCGTCAGTCGAGATCAGCCGGTTCAGCACATCCTTGCCCGCCGTAGCCGTCGCTTCGACAATCCTTCCCGCCTCAAACCGCACCGTGATGTTCTCGATCAGCGTTCCCTGATGCGACAGCGGCTTCGACGCCCGCACCGTCCCATCCACACGGTCCTTATGCGGAGTCGTAAAGCACTCCTCCGTCGGAATATTCGGCTGGCAGTAGATCCCGTTGCCCGCCATCGTTCCTCCGCCCGCCCACAGATGGTCGTCGGCCAGCCCCACCGTCAGGTTGGTTCCCGGCGCCTTGAAGTGCAGCGCGTAGTACCGTTTCTCGTTCAGCATATCGACGCGCTTCTTCAGCCGCTCGCCATGCCGCTGCCACTCCCCAATGGGATCATCCACGTTGACGCGCGAGGCCGCAAAGATCGCCTCCCACAGCTTGGCAATTGCAATATCCTCGCGCTCACCCGGAAAGACCAGCTTCGCCCACTCCGGCGTCGCGCTCGCCACGATCGTCCAGTTGATCTCGTGCCGCGTAATTAGCTCCATCGCCGGCTTGCTGGCCTTTGACATCGCGACATTCGCCCGCGAGACCTTCGCCGGGTCCTGCTTGGCCAACAGCGCCGGATTCGCTCCCGAGATCGCCAGCCGCGCCGCGCCGCTCCTGAAGCCATTCGCGATCCCGTCCTGCAGCCACACCGGAGCAAAATCGAAGCTCGCATCCGGCCCATACTCATACCGCGCCAGCACGCTCGGATCGTCCGAGTACAGTGTCGTCACCAGCACCGCTCCAGCCTTGTAGGCCTGCTCCGTAATCTTCCGCGCCAGCGGCAGGGCCTCCATCGGAGCCGTCATAATCAGCTCCTGCCCGGCCCGCAGAGCCAGCCCCACCTTTACTGCTACCTCGGCCAGACGGTCGAGCTTCTCATCCAGCGTCAACCCGGCAAATTTCGTAGTTTTCTCGGCCACTGCAACGCGCATAACGGTTCCTTCTTTTTCGACGCAGAGATGTTATATCTGCGTGTAAACATCCTGAAAGTCATAGCAGCCGGTGCGCGTTGAAAGCCACTCCGCCGCCCGCACCGCACCCTCGGCAAACCCACGCCGCGAGTGCGACTCATGCCGCAGCACCAGCTTGTCCGCAACGCCCTTCGCCTCAAGCTCATGGACCCCCGCGGCGTCGCCAACCCGGTGCGCAGTGATGGGAATCTCCTGCAACCCAGTCGCGCCCTTTACCACATCTGCCAGCGTCAGTGCCGTCCCTGAAGGCGAGTCGAGCTTCGTCACATGGTGGGTCTCTTCGATGGAAAACGCATAGCCGCTGCTCTTCAGTAGCTCACTCATCTTCCTTGCGAGCTGCAGCATCACCTGCACGCCGATCGAAAAGTTCGTCCCATACAGCAGCCCTGCCTGCTTGCGTTCGGCCAGTCCACGCATGTCGTAGAGCTTGTCGTACCAGCCGGTCGTGCCAACGACCATCTTCGCCCCCGTAGCCAACACCGCACGCATGTTCTGGATCACTGCCTCAGGCGAGGTGAAGTCGATCACCACGTCGAACCCTGTAACAAACGGAGCCGTCAGCGCCGAAGCATTGGCATTCTCCTTCGCATCGAGCACGTGCACGCTATGCCCGTGCTCTGCCGCCACCTCAGCCACCAGCTTGCCTGTCTTCCCATGCCCCAGTACCAATACCCGCATTGCAGACCTTTCTTATGCCTTGCTCTCTACCTGGCCCCGCGCTACATCGCGCGCTGTCACGTCAAAGATCTCTTCATCGGGATCGGCAAAGAAGTGCCTGTGAAGACTGCGCACCGCCTCCTCCACGTCCTCTTCTTCGATCATGAAGCTCATATTGATCTCGCTGGCTCCCTGCGAGATCATCCGCACGTTCACATGGCTGATAGCTCCGAATACTTGGCCTGCGATGCCGTTATGCCCGCGAATGTCCTCGCCCACCATGCAGATCAGGGCCTTGTGGCCCTCCATCTTCACATCGGCAATCTTCGCCAGCTCCTCGCAGATCTCCGGCAGCCGCTCGTTCGAGTCCACCGTCAGCGAGATGCTCACCTCGCTCGTCGAAACCATATCGATAGCACACTTGTACCTGTCGAAGACGTCGAAGACCGACTTCATGTACCCGTACGACATCAGCATCCGGCTCGCGACGATATCGATGATCGTCAGCTTCTTCTTCGCTGCGATGCTCTTGAACGGATTCCTGCAGTGCGGAGCCACCGCCGTGATCTTCGTGCCTTCGTTCTCTGCGTTGCGCGAGTTCAGCACCCACACCGGAATGCTCTTCTGCACCGCCGGAAGAATCGTCGCCGGATGCAGCACCTTTGCTCCGAAGTAGGCCAGTTCCGCCGCCTCCTCAAAGCTGATCGACTTCACCCGCAGCGCATCCGGACAGATCCGCGGATCGGTCGTCATGATGCCGTTCACGTCCGTCCAGATCTCGATCGCGCCTGCGTGCAGCCCTCCGCCCACCAGCGCCGCAGTATAGTCGCTCCCGCCGCGTCCCAGCGTCGTCGTAATCCCGTCCACGGTCGAGCCAATAAACCCGCCCATCACCGGCGTCTGCTTCGCCTCAATCAGCGGCAGCACCAACTCGCGCAGCTTGGCTTCAATCGCCGTCTCCAGGGGAGCAGCCTTGCCGTAGTTGGCATCGGTCACAATGCAGGTCCTCGCGTCGACATGCACGCCGTTCAGCCCGCGCTGCGCAAACGCCGCCGCAACCATGCGGCTTGAGAGCCTCTCGCCGAAGCTCACCACCAGGTCGCCTGTTCTCGGCGTCAGCTCGCCGACTGCCGCGATTCCGCGCAGCAGATCATCCAGTGAATCAAACTCCGTATGGAGCGCGGCATGCATCTCGGCAAACTGCTCTTGCTGCAACAGGTCCGACGACGTGTCGATGTGCCGGTTTCTGAGCCGCGCGCTGAGCGCCAGCGCACCAGCCTTGTCTCCTCGTCCTGCCGCGGCTGCGGCCGCAATCAACTGGTCCGTCACCTTCGCCATCGCAGAGACGACGACGATTGCATCCAGGCCCTTTTTACGGCGTCCCGCCACGATGGCCGCGGTGCGCTCCATCGCCTTGGCGTCTTCCACCGACGTACCGCCAAACTTCATCACCACTAACGATTCATGCGCACCGCTCAAGCCAGCACCGCCTGTCGTTGTGCTGCATTTCCAGTCGGTACACCCAGCTTGTCCAGCTTGCCCATCCGCGCCAGCACCTCAGCGTTCAGCAGCGCCGCCCCAGCCGCTCCGCGAATCGTGTTGTGCGACAGCACGACAAACTTCCAGTCCAGCAGCGGGCACTCCCGCAGCCGTCCCACCGTCGATGCCATCCCGTGTCCGCGCATCCTGTCCAGCCGAGGCTGCGGCCGGTCAACAGAGGAGTCAAACTCCACCGGATGCTCCGGTGCCGAAGGCAGATGTTGTCCCCGCAGCGGAGCAAACTCGCTCCATGCCGCCAGAATCTCCTCGCGCGTCGCCTTCTTCCTGAACTTGATGCTCACGCACTCCGTATGCCCGTCTTCGACGGGGACGCGGTTGCAGTGCGCGCTCACCTTGGCGTCAAGCATCTCGATGCGGTTGCCGCGCGATCGGCCCAGCAGCTTGCCGACCTCTTCCTGCATCTTCTCTTCTTCATTCTTGATGAAGGGGACGACGTTGCCCAGGATGTCCAGCGATGCCACGCCCGGATACCCCGCGCCGCTCACCGCCTGCATCGTGCTCACAAACAGGCTCTCGATGCCGAACCGCTCCTCGAGCGGCTTCAGCGCCAGCACCAGCCCAATCGCCGAGCAGTTCGGATTCGTCACGATATAGCCGCCCGAATTCTTCCGCCACGCCTGCGCTTCCAGCAGGTCGAGGTGGCCGGCGTTCACCTCCGGAACCACCAGCGGAACATCTTCCACCATCCGGAATGCGCTCGAGTTCGAGATCACCGCGCACCCGGCCGCCGCAAACTTCGGCTCCAGTTCGCGCGCATGTTCGGCGTCCAGCGCCGCAAAAATAATCTTTGGAAGGTCGTCCTTGGCCAGCTCAGGAACGTTCGGTTGCACCGTCATGGCCCCAATATTTGCCGGAAGCGGAGTGTCCAGCTTCCATTTACAGGCCTCGGCGTAGGCCTTGCCCGCGCTGCGGTCGCTCGCGGCCAGCCATGTAATCTCGAACCAGGGGTGATTGTTCAACAACTGAATGAATCGCTGCCCGACCATTCCGGTCGCGCCCAATATGCCAACCTTACGCCGTTCCATAGTCCATTAAGAATACAGTGCTCTCCGGCCCCGCGTCACCGCCCGGCAGCGCGTTGCATCCACTGCCATCCCCTCACAACCTCAGGAGTCGCGACGCCGGCGGCCTATTTGTTGTCCGCCCCCACTCCATATCACCACCGCAACAGTAAGATGAATCAGAAACCACAGGCTCACCCCCTGATCCAGATAAATCAGAAAGAGCACCAGCGCCCGCGGCAGGAAGACCGCAAACAGCAGAGGAATCCATCCATGCAGTTCAAACGGAATCAGCAAACCCTGCAGCCACGAGACAGCCAGCGACACCCGTGGCAGAAACAGCGCAAACACCAGAAACCAGAACGGCAGCTTATTGATCACTAACGTGAAGCTGAATTCATGGTGACTGGATCCTCGTTCCAACGCCCACCCGAGAACCGCCGCACCCAGCGCCGCAGCCGCCATGCCAGCCTCCTGGTCATTTCGTCGAGTAGGTGAAATCCGTCGTCACCGTCTTCTTCGGTTCCACGGTCACCTTTACCGTCTGCTCCCCCATCTTCTCGTGCACTACGGCCAGCGTGTATGTCCCCGCCGGCAGCCCTGTGATCATGAATCTTCCGTCTGCCCCGGTCACGGCAAAAAACGGAGTAGGCGCAACATTGATGAAGGCATTCATCCACGGATGATTGTTGCACCGCACCGGAATCATCACTTCAGGCTCCTTGAACTGCTTCATCTGCGGTGCTCCCTTGGCCCCCTGAGAGACATCAATCGTCTCGTTGCCCACGACCGTCGGCATCGTGTGGATGTTGTGCATCGTCCCATCGGAGTTCCGGAACTCCACCGTCCCTCCGCGCATCACCGCGACCACATGCGGCGTATACCGGCAGCCCACCTGGTCCATCACCACCGCCTCCGTCGAGCGCACCGGCGCCGACATCGCCGCCGCCGGCCCATCCTTGATGTACACGTAGACGCTCGCCAGCCTGCCGTCCTTGACCTCATACTGCTCGGCATAGTTCGTCCCACCCGTGATCGCGCACACCGGGTCCATGCTCATGTCGATCTTCAGCCGCTCCGGAACCCTTCCGGCGAACTTGACTATTCCGGTAACCGATCCCAGCGTGGCCTCATCGAGCGGGGCCGCCGCCGGAGCAGCCTCTGCCGCCTTGGTGCCCTTGCCAATCAGTGCGCCGCGCTTCACCGCATCATCCGGCTTGCAACCCGTCACACCGGCAAGCGCGCCAACGGCCACTCCAGCCACGAGCACCCAACCCAACCTCTCCCGCATCCGACTCCGCTCCTTGATTTCGTCTCTAAGCCCGAACCGCCGCCGTCTCCATCGTCGCCAGCACAGCATCCGAGAACGCCTGCGTCCCGCTCTGGCCGCCCACATCGCGCGTCAGCACCTTGCCCTCGCGATACACCTGCTCCACGGCGGCCTGCACACGCTCCGCCGTCTCACCCTCGTTCAGGTGATGCAGCATCAGCACCGCGCTCTGCAGCAGAGCCGTCGGGTTCGCCATGTCCTTGCCCGCAATATCAGGAGCCGACCCATGCACCGCCTCGAAGATCGCGCACTCCGCTCCCAGGTTCGCTCCCGGAACCAGCCCCAACCCACCCACAAACGCGCTGCAAAGGTCGCTCAGAATGTCCCCATACAGATTCTCGGTGAGCAGAATGTCGTACTGGTAAGGATTCAGCACTAGCTGCATGCACGTGTTATCGACGATGTGCTCCTTGTACTCCACCTCAGGAAAGTCTTCTGCAACCTTCCGGCAGCACCGCAAAAACAGCCCATCCGACAGCTTCATGATGTTTGCCTTGTGGATCGCGTGAACCTTCTTTCGCCCATGCTTCCGAGCAAAGTCGAACGCATACTGCGCAATCCGCGTCGATCCCTTATCCGTGATGATCTTCAGCGACTGCACCACCCCCGGCACGATCTCGTGCTCCAGCCCCGCGTACAGGTCCTCCGTGTTCTCGCGCACCACAATCAGGTCGATGTCCGGATACTTCGTCTTCAGCCCCGGCAGGCTCTTCACCGGCCTGAAGTTCGCATACAGATCGAACTTCTTCCTGAGCGTCACGTTGATCGACGCAAACCCTCCGCCCACCGGAGTCGTCACCGGCCCCTTCAGCGCCACGCGGTTCCGCTCGATCGACTCATACAGCGCCTTCGGAATGTATTCGCCCGTCTGCTCGAAGGCCTCGGCACCGGCTGCAAACTTGTGCCACTCAAAGCCCACGCCCGTAGCGGCCCCGGCAGCCTCAAGAACCCTCACGACCGCGCCTGAAACCTCCGGCCCGATACCATCGCCCGGAATCAACGTAACCTTATGCGTCCTCTTTGTTGCCATCTTCCTTTTACCTACTTCCTTTTCTTTGAATCTCTTCCGTTCAGCAGTTCTTCCAGCTCCTGCTTGAACTCGCGAACGTCCTTGAAGTCCCGGTACACGCTTGCAAACCGGATATACGCTACCGTGTCGATCTCCTTGAGCCGCGTCATAATCAGCTCACCCACCTCGCTGGTCGAGCGCTCGCGCTCCGGTGAATCCACCACGTAGGCCTCCGTCTCATCGACGATCTGCTCCAGCTTCACCGCCGGTACAGGCCGCTTCTCGCACGCGTGCAGCAACCCGCTCAGGACCTTCTGCCGGTCGAACTTCTCCCGCCGGCCGTCCTTCTTCACCACCATGTAGGGAATCTCGTCGATCCGTTCGTACGTCGTGAACCGCTTGTTGCAGCCCTCGCACTCCCGCCGTCGACGAATCGAATCAGCCTCTTTGCTCTCGCGCGAATCGACAACTCGATCCTGGGTAAACCCGCAGTAGGGACACTTCATCGCAATGCCTTGATTCTACCAGCGTAAACGCTTGTGCCCGCGGTGCCTACTGAGCCAACGAACGCTCGGATGCCCCATCCATGTCGCAGCTCCATCGCGACATGGGTGGGAATGTAAGCCGCTACCCCAGCCAGTCGCCTTATTGAAGCCTACTGAGCCAGCGACTGTTCCCCGGCCGCAGCCTCGCTCTCCTCGGTCACCCTCTTCAAACTCACATGCTCCAGCCG
It encodes the following:
- the lysC gene encoding lysine-sensitive aspartokinase 3, with translation MKFGGTSVEDAKAMERTAAIVAGRRKKGLDAIVVVSAMAKVTDQLIAAAAAAGRGDKAGALALSARLRNRHIDTSSDLLQQEQFAEMHAALHTEFDSLDDLLRGIAAVGELTPRTGDLVVSFGERLSSRMVAAAFAQRGLNGVHVDARTCIVTDANYGKAAPLETAIEAKLRELVLPLIEAKQTPVMGGFIGSTVDGITTTLGRGGSDYTAALVGGGLHAGAIEIWTDVNGIMTTDPRICPDALRVKSISFEEAAELAYFGAKVLHPATILPAVQKSIPVWVLNSRNAENEGTKITAVAPHCRNPFKSIAAKKKLTIIDIVASRMLMSYGYMKSVFDVFDRYKCAIDMVSTSEVSISLTVDSNERLPEICEELAKIADVKMEGHKALICMVGEDIRGHNGIAGQVFGAISHVNVRMISQGASEINMSFMIEEEDVEEAVRSLHRHFFADPDEEIFDVTARDVARGQVESKA
- a CDS encoding pyridoxal phosphate-dependent aminotransferase: MNSIHTGVSRRSFMRILGAASAAATAFPAFGAVQQAAGAPAQTQGRRGLGGGDMGEMRHLSADTVIISSNENPLGPAQSALSAISTTAPMGGRYHQEETMKTVAVFNDLFGLKKGYLALTPGSGGPLDLALMSNIGPDKPLVYGDPSYEQGPRAADTMKAPKFPVPLTATYAHDVKAMLKAHPSPGAYYIVNPNNPTGTMTPKEDIVWLLNNKPAGSVVIVDEAYHHFSNDESVIDLVAQDKDIIVLRTFSKIYGMAGLRAGVAVARPDLLAKFNTVAPPARSLASISITSAAAARASLEDKQLVPLRRKINADVRSETLEFLEKHGYKTVPGSQANMFMVDVKRPGRDFQQAMLKENVAIGRTWAAMPNYVRVTVGTKDEMQKFQTAFVKCMDTPPGTVNGAAYLHLPEFHVPSELYRG
- a CDS encoding 2,3,4,5-tetrahydropyridine-2,6-dicarboxylate N-succinyltransferase, which gives rise to MSLSGALQEKIEHWFAQGAAVVGNAEAEASFFELRGALEAGTLRSAEPDASLPLGWRVNAWVKRGILLGFRLGAMTEMGCTDGLSFVDKGTYPARRFAVTDGVRVVPGGSSVRSGAYLAKGVVVMPPAYVNVGAYVDEGTMVDSHALVGSCAQIGKRVHLSAAAQIGGVLEPVNASPVIIEDDALVGGNTGVYEGTVVRKRAVIAAGTVLTRGTPVYDLVKGEVYKATSEAPLVIPEGAVVVPGSRSVSKGKGADWGLSIAAPVIVKYRDEKTELSLVLEDVLR
- the asd gene encoding aspartate-semialdehyde dehydrogenase, with protein sequence MERRKVGILGATGMVGQRFIQLLNNHPWFEITWLAASDRSAGKAYAEACKWKLDTPLPANIGAMTVQPNVPELAKDDLPKIIFAALDAEHARELEPKFAAAGCAVISNSSAFRMVEDVPLVVPEVNAGHLDLLEAQAWRKNSGGYIVTNPNCSAIGLVLALKPLEERFGIESLFVSTMQAVSGAGYPGVASLDILGNVVPFIKNEEEKMQEEVGKLLGRSRGNRIEMLDAKVSAHCNRVPVEDGHTECVSIKFRKKATREEILAAWSEFAPLRGQHLPSAPEHPVEFDSSVDRPQPRLDRMRGHGMASTVGRLRECPLLDWKFVVLSHNTIRGAAGAALLNAEVLARMGKLDKLGVPTGNAAQRQAVLA
- a CDS encoding carboxypeptidase regulatory-like domain-containing protein translates to MRERLGWVLVAGVAVGALAGVTGCKPDDAVKRGALIGKGTKAAEAAPAAAPLDEATLGSVTGIVKFAGRVPERLKIDMSMDPVCAITGGTNYAEQYEVKDGRLASVYVYIKDGPAAAMSAPVRSTEAVVMDQVGCRYTPHVVAVMRGGTVEFRNSDGTMHNIHTMPTVVGNETIDVSQGAKGAPQMKQFKEPEVMIPVRCNNHPWMNAFINVAPTPFFAVTGADGRFMITGLPAGTYTLAVVHEKMGEQTVKVTVEPKKTVTTDFTYSTK
- the dapB gene encoding 4-hydroxy-tetrahydrodipicolinate reductase; amino-acid sequence: MRVLVLGHGKTGKLVAEVAAEHGHSVHVLDAKENANASALTAPFVTGFDVVIDFTSPEAVIQNMRAVLATGAKMVVGTTGWYDKLYDMRGLAERKQAGLLYGTNFSIGVQVMLQLARKMSELLKSSGYAFSIEETHHVTKLDSPSGTALTLADVVKGATGLQEIPITAHRVGDAAGVHELEAKGVADKLVLRHESHSRRGFAEGAVRAAEWLSTRTGCYDFQDVYTQI
- the dapA gene encoding 4-hydroxy-tetrahydrodipicolinate synthase gives rise to the protein MDLMGCGTALVTPFGRDGSVDANSLRALVNWQIESGIDFLIPCGTTGEAATLSEAEWLQVVETVVEAAGGRVPVFAGCTHNATHEAVVRAKRVARVPRLTGILTANPYYNKPGQEGQYQHFKAIAEAVELPVLLYNIPGRTGANLEPATVLRLAELKNVIGVKESSGNIAQITELITTAPQGFKVLAGDDSMALPVLGLGGAGLVSVASNAIPAQMSQMVHAALDNDWVTARKFNRKFFRLMQAHFWEPSPAPIKAVLAMLGRGEEVLRLPMVPVSDGLRRKLEQMLGELGLLAGVSAGEAARAR
- a CDS encoding ribonuclease J; this translates as MAQDKLKMIPLGGLGEFGMNCMVLRWQDDIIVIDAGLMFPEEELLGVDIVVPDISYLTENRDKVRAIVLTHAHEDHIGGLPWILSELNVPVYGTEFTLAFVEGKLEEHGLLDDADLIEILPGERFTLGPFAITPIRVTHSLVDCVALAIHTPVGVVLHTGDFKVDLSPPDGKPFDLHAFAELGKQGVLALLQDSTNVDRRGYTPSEKAVRPRLDEIFSQTQKKLFFSCFSSSIHRIRLAMELAAEHGRKIAIVGRSLDNSTEIAQDLGYLDPAPGLIINPGQIKELPDHKVCVMITGTQGEPMSALSRAAVSNHKHAQIEPGDTVLLSSRVIPGNEKSIYRMIDHLERRDAKVIYDDGASGLIHVSGHGSQEELRLIINLVRPKFFIPVHGDYRHLKRHAELAGSMGVVEKTLLLEDGDILEMDRSSATKTGKVTVGRVCIDSGGASTDVVEDMVIRDRKHLSEDGIVLPIIAINKHTGKVENAPEIVMRGTAIDGEDLIAEARQVVQRTLDGSSGEEKADYGVIKEKIRTDLKRYIQKSTSRRPLIMPVILEI
- a CDS encoding aminopeptidase, producing MRVAVAEKTTKFAGLTLDEKLDRLAEVAVKVGLALRAGQELIMTAPMEALPLARKITEQAYKAGAVLVTTLYSDDPSVLARYEYGPDASFDFAPVWLQDGIANGFRSGAARLAISGANPALLAKQDPAKVSRANVAMSKASKPAMELITRHEINWTIVASATPEWAKLVFPGEREDIAIAKLWEAIFAASRVNVDDPIGEWQRHGERLKKRVDMLNEKRYYALHFKAPGTNLTVGLADDHLWAGGGTMAGNGIYCQPNIPTEECFTTPHKDRVDGTVRASKPLSHQGTLIENITVRFEAGRIVEATATAGKDVLNRLISTDEGARRLGEVALVPHASPIAQSGVLFWNTLFDENAASHIALGQAYSTCLIGGEKMSDAELTARGANSSLIHVDWMIGTGEMDVDGIANDGTAEPLIRKGAWVSQ